Proteins from a genomic interval of Diceros bicornis minor isolate mBicDic1 chromosome 34, mDicBic1.mat.cur, whole genome shotgun sequence:
- the FKRP gene encoding ribitol 5-phosphate transferase FKRP produces MRLTRCQAALAAAITLNLLVLFYVSWLQHQPRSSRARGPRRGSAAGPRVTVLVREFEAFDNAVPELVDSFLQQDPAQPVVVAADSLPYPPLALPRIPNVRLALLQPALDRPAAASRPETYVATEFVALVPDGARAEARGQLERMVEVLRAGGARLVAAPVASANPARCLALNVSLREWTARYGRAPAAPHCDALDGDAVVLLRARDLFNLSAPLARPVGTGLFLQTALRGWAVQLLDAPFPAAHQPPLATAHARWKAEREGRARRAALLRALGIRLVSWEGGRLEWFGCSKESPRCFGTVVGDTPAYLYEERWTPPCCLRALRETARYVVGVLEAAGVRYWLEGGSLLGAARHGDIIPWDYDVDLGIYLEDVGNCEQLRGAEAGSVVDERGFVWEKAVEGDFFRVQYSESNHLHVDLWPFYPRNGVMTKDTWLDHRQDVEFPEHFLQPLVPLPFAGFVAQAPNDYRRFLELKFGPGVIENPEYPNPALLSLAGGG; encoded by the coding sequence ATGCGGCTCACGCGCTGCCAGGCTGCCCTGGCAGCCGCCATCACCCTCAACCTCCTGGTCCTGTTCTACGTCTCGTGGCTGCAGCACCAGCCCAGGAGCTCCCGGGCCCGGGGCCCCCGCCGTGGATCTGCCGCCGGCCCCCGCGTCACCGTCCTGGTGCGGGAGTTCGAGGCCTTCGACAACGCGGTGCCCGAGCTGGTGGACTCCTTCCTGCAGCAGGACCCAGCCCAGCCGGTGGTGGTGGCCGCCGACAGCCTCCCCTATCCGCCCCTGGCCCTGCCCCGCATCCCCAACGTTCGCCTGGCGCTGCTCCAGCCCGCCCTGGACCGGCCGGCCGCGGCCTCGCGCCCCGAGACCTACGTGGCCACCGAGTTCGTGGCGCTGGTGCCCGACGGCGCGAGGGCCGAGGCTCGGGGCCAGCTGGAGCGCATGGTGGAGGTGCTCCGGGCGGGAGGCGCACGCCTGGTGGCCGCCCCGGTCGCCTCGGCCAACCCTGCCCGGTGCCTGGCCCTGAATGTCAGCCTGCGGGAGTGGACGGCCCGCTACGGCCGGGCACCCGCCGCGCCCCACTGCGATGCCCTGGACGGGGATGCCGTGGTGCTGCTGCGCGCCCGCGACCTCTTCAACCTCTCGGCGCCCCTGGCCCGGCCCGTGGGCACCGGCCTCTTCCTGCAGACGGCGCTCCGGGGCTGGGCCGTGCAGCTGCTAGACGCGCCCTTCCCCGCGGCGCACCAGCCCCCGCTGGCCACGGCCCACGCGCGCTGGAAGGCGGAGCGCGAGGGGCGCGCGCGGCGGGCGGCGCTCCTGCGGGCGCTGGGCATCCGCCTGGTGAGCTGGGAGGGCGGGCGGCTCGAGTGGTTCGGCTGCAGCAAGGAGAGCCCGCGCTGCTTCGGGACCGTGGTGGGCGACACGCCGGCCTACCTGTACGAGGAGCGCTGGACGCCCCCGTGCTGCCTGCGCGCGCTCCGGGAGACCGCCCGCTACGTGGTGGGCGTGCTGGAGGCGGCCGGCGTGCGCTACTGGCTGGAGGGCGGCTCGCTGCTGGGGGCGGCCCGGCACGGCGACATCATCCCGTGGGACTACGACGTGGACCTGGGCATCTACCTGGAGGACGTGGGCAACTGCGAGCAGCTGCGCGGGGCCGAGGCGGGCTCGGTGGTGGACGAGCGCGGCTTCGTGTGGGAGAAGGCCGTGGAGGGCGACTTCTTCCGCGTGCAGTACAGCGAGAGCAATCACCTGCACGTGGACCTGTGGCCCTTCTACCCCCGCAACGGCGTCATGACCAAGGACACGTGGCTGGACCACCGGCAGGACGTCGAGTTCCCCGAGCACTTCCTGCAGCCTCTCGTGCCCTTGCCCTTCGCCGGCTTCGTAGCGCAGGCGCCGAACGACTACCGCCGCTTCCTGGAGCTCAAGTTCGGCCCCGGGGTCATCGAGAACCCCGAGTACCCCAACCCCGCGCTCCTGAGTTTGGCGGGAGGCGGCTGA